In Felis catus isolate Fca126 chromosome C2, F.catus_Fca126_mat1.0, whole genome shotgun sequence, a single window of DNA contains:
- the ACKR2 gene encoding atypical chemokine receptor 2 isoform X2: MASTASPLPPTTEVASSENSSSFYDYEYYLDSVAFMLCRKDEVMSFGRIFLPVFYSLIFVLGLGGNLFLLVVLLRYMPRRRMTEVYLLNLAISNLLFVVTLPFWGISVAWHWVFGSFLCKMVSTLYTINFYSGIFFISCMSLDKYLEIVHTQLHHRLRTQAKSLLLAAMVWTMALAVSIPDMVFVQTHENPTGVWNCYADFGGHGTIWKLFLRFQQNLLGFLLPLLVMIFFYSRIGSVLVRLRPPGQGRALKIVVALVVAFFVLWFPYNLTLFLHSLLDLQIFGDCKVSQHLDYALQVTESIAFLHCCFTPILYAFSSHHFRGYLKAFLITVLRHNQAPRPAQAPLSSCSESSRLTAQEEMTGMNDLGERQAEHSPDMNDSGENEA, from the coding sequence ATGGCCTCCACCGCCTCCCCTCTGCCGCCTACCACTGAGGTTGCCAGTTCTGAGAACAGCAGCTCCTTCTATGACTACGAGTACTACCTGGACAGTGTGGCCTTCATGCTCTGCCGGAAGGATGAGGTGATGTCCTTTGGCAGGATCTTCCTGCCAGTCTTCTACAGCCTGATCTTTGTGCTGGGTTTGGGAGGAAACCTCTTTCTTCTAGTGGTCTTGCTCCGGTACATGCCTCGCAGGCGGATGACTGAGGTCTATCTGTTGAACCTGGCCATCTCCAACCTCCTGTTTGTGGTGACACTGCCTTTCTGGGGCATCTCTGTGGCCTGGCATTGGGTCTTTGGGAGTTTCTTATGCAAGATGGTGAGCACCCTCTATACCATCAACTTCTACAGTGGCATCTTCTTCATTAGCTGCATGAGCCTGGACAAGTACCTGGAGATCGTCCACACTCAGCTCCACCACAGACTGAGGACCCAGGCCAAAAGTCTGCTCCTGGCTGCCATGGTATGGACTATGGCCCTGGCTGTCTCCATCCCTGACATGGTCTTTGTGCAGACACATGAAAACCCCACAGGCGTGTGGAACTGCTATGCAGATTTCGGAGGACATGGGACCATCTGGAAGCTCTTTCTCCGTTTCCAGCAGAACCTCCTGGGGTTTCTCCTTCCACTCCTTGTCATGATCTTCTTCTACTcccgcattggctctgtgctggtcaGGCTGAGGCCCCCAGGCCAGGGCCGGGCTCTGAAGATAGTCGTAGCCCTCGTGGTGGCCTTCTTTGTGCTGTGGTTCCCATACAACCTCACCTTGTTTCTGCACTCACTGCTGGACCTGCAAATCTTTGGGGACTGCAAGGTTAGCCAGCACTTGGACTATGCCCTGCAGGTGACAGAGAGCATTGCCTTCCTTCACTGCTGCTTCACTCCCATTCTCTATGCCTTCTCCAGCCACCACTTCCGCGGGTACCTGAAGGCTTTCCTCATCACTGTGCTCCGGCACAACCAGGCACCTCGCCCTGCACAGGCCCCACTGTCCAGCTGTTCTGAGAGTAGCAGGCTCACTGCCCAAGAAGAAATGACTGGCATGAATGACCTTGGGGAAAGGCAGGCTGAGCACTCCCCTGACATGAATGACTCGGGAGAAAATGAAGCCTGA
- the CYP8B1 gene encoding 5-beta-cholestane-3-alpha,7-alpha-diol 12-alpha-hydroxylase, whose translation MVLWGLVPGTLLVAMVGCLWLLGLFRQRRPQEPPLDKGFIPWLGHAMAFRKNMFEFLKYMRAKHGDVFTVQLGGQYFTFVMDPLSFGSILKDAQRKLDFVKYAEKLVLKVFGYRSMQGDHRMIHSASTKYLMGDGLEDLNKTMLDSLSLVILGPTGQSLDAGCWREDGLFHFCYNVLFKAGYLSLFGCTKNQEQDLLQAEELFVQFRKFDFLFPRFVYSLLGPWEWLEVARLQRLFHRMLSVNHNLEKNGISNWISYMLQCLREQGTAPAMQDKFNFMMLWASQGNTGPNSFWALLFLLKHPEAMRAVRKEAAQVLGEAKLKARQSFGIEISALHHTPVLDSVMEETLRLGTAPTLLRVVHGDHILKMASGQEYLLRSGDIVALFPYLSVHMDPDIHPEPTAFKYDRFLNPNGSRKVDFYKSGKKIHHYTMPWGSGVSICPGRFLALSEMKLFVLLMVTYFDLELVDPDTPVPPVDPRRWGFGTTQPSREVRFRYRLRPAK comes from the coding sequence ATGGTGCTCTGGGGTCTGGTGCCGGGAACCCTGCTGGTGGCCATGGTGGGGTGCCTGTGGCTGCTGGGGCTGTTCCGGCAACGCAGACCCCAGGAGCCCCCTCTGGATAAGGGCTTCATACCCTGGCTGGGCCATGCCATGGCTTTCCGGAAGAATATGTTTGAATTCCTGAAGTATATGCGGGCCAAGCATGGAGATGTGTTCACAGTGCAGCTAGGGGGCCAGTACTTCACCTTTGTCATGGACCCGCTCTCCTTTGGCTCCATCCTCAAGGATGCACAGAGAAAACTAGACTTTGTGAAATATGCAGAAAAACTGGTGTTAAAGGTATTTGGCTACCGCTCCATGCAGGGAGACCACCGGATGATACACTCTGCCAGCACCAAATACCTCATGGGGGATGGCTTGGAGGATCTCAACAAAACCATGCTGGACAGCCTGTCCTTGGTTATACTGGGGCCCACGGGCCAGAGTCTGGATGCTGGTTGCTGGCGTGAAGACGGCCTCTTCCACTTCTGCTACAATGTGTTGTTCAAGGCCGGCTACCTGAGCTTATTTGGCTGTACGAAGAACCAGGAGCAGGACCTGCTACAGGCAGAGGAGTTATTTGTCCAGTTCCGCAAGTTTGATTTCTTGTTCCCCAGGTTTGTTTATTCCTTGCTGGGGCCCTGGGAGTGGCTAGAAGTGGCCCGGCTCCAGCGGCTCTTCCACAGGATGCTCTCCGTGAACCACAACCTGGAGAAGAATGGCATAAGCAACTGGATCTCCTACATGCTTCAGTGTCTGAGGGAGCAGGGAACGGCCCCAGCCATGCAAGACAAGTTCAACTTCATGATGCTCTGGGCCTCTCAGGGGAACACGGGGCCTAATTCTTTCTGGGCCCTTTTGTTCCTCCTAAAGCACCCGGAAGCCATGCGTGCTGTGAGGAAGGAGGCTGCCCAAGTCCTAGGGGAGGCCAAGCTGAAGGCTAGGCAATCCTTTGGCATTGAGATCAGCGCCCTGCACCACACGCCAGTGTTGGACAGCGTGATGGAGGAGACGCTGAGGCTGGGGACCGCACCCACCCTCCTCAGAGTGGTGCACGGTGACCATATCCTGAAGATGGCCAGTGGACAGGAGTACCTGCTCCGCAGTGGAGACATTGTGGCCCTCTTCCCTTATCTTTCAGTGCACATGGATCCTGACATCCACCCGGAACCCACTGCCTTCAAATACGATCGCTTCCTCAACCCCAACGGTAGTCGCAAAGTGGACTTCTACAAGTCAGGCAAGAAGATCCACCACTATACCATGCCGTGGGGCTCGGGTGTCTCCATCTGCCCTGGGAGGTTCTTGGCCCTCAGTGAGATGAAGCTTTTTGTCCTGCTCATGGTCACGTACTTTGACCTGGAACTGGTGGATCCTGATACACCTGTGCCACCTGTGGACCCCCGGCGCTGGGGTTTTGGCACCACACAGCCGAGCCGGGAGGTGCGGTTCCGCTACCGCCTGCGTCCTGCCAAGTGA